The Lolium rigidum isolate FL_2022 chromosome 2, APGP_CSIRO_Lrig_0.1, whole genome shotgun sequence genomic interval GCGCTGATAGGGATTTTCTCCTCCTTATGCACATGCTGCATGCATGCTTCTTGGTGTCCGTAAATGGCTGATATATAGGGATAACTTAGAAATTGGTATTTCTACTCCTTGAAGAATCTGTAAAACCATACAAGTTCATACATCAAGTATATCTAGTGACGACATGTTTGTTAACATATTTTTCTACGTGTAATAACAATCAAAGCTAGGTAAATATCATAAAGCCTCAACTTCTGAGGCTAGGGTAGCGTAAAACAACAAACGTAAAACAACAAACGAAGAAAATTTTATATGAGAAGAACAATGTTTGGGGTAACTTGCTTCACATGAACAAAATATGACGGTTTTGGTTATTTGATAGCGTGTCCAAGACTCTGGTGACGAGAggatacctcggcaatgcctataaGTATGGACTTGGGTTTTAGGAAAGGAGAGCGCTGGTGGTTTCGCAGTTTTGTCAGACATTAGATCAAAAGGCTAAAATCGCCGAGATTGTATTCAAAAGTAAGGTTTACAATGATCCGCGTATGACTAAGATTCTGGATGCTCCCCGGTGACTCCTCGTAGCCCTTATATAGTGGGCAAGGTCTTAGAGTCCACATCCAGGTCGGATACACGTTATATGTCGGTTTACCCAATATGTTCTTGTATTTGCCGATTTTACATAGTTTTTGGGCATCCCCTTCCTTCCAATCTTCACGGGCCTTGCATATTTCATACCAGGGGTAATAATGTCGAGTATCAAATATGGTATACGCATGTCATCTGGACTTAGCTTTGTCAAAGAAACATGACTCTTCGATTTTTCCTCTTCATGTCATGAGAATTTACAACCTAGCCAAAGAAAAAAAAGGCGACAACTGCATGTTTTCCCCTATGTCACCTCAATGGTGGGACCAAGGTGTCACAAACGTTTTTGAACAGCTTGAAACGCAAATATTGGGCTTTTGTCGAAcaactttttttagataaaagacacttaagtgcccaactttgaattaacaaaaccACCAACAGCGAgaacgatacaaagtgctgaacccagcttacagaacgacaccacacacccacacgaactaccgaagaagctacaaccggaagcgcgaccaacatgctcagccaaagcgcctacgaggactcggagAAGAACTGGAGCCTACAATGTcggccggagctcactcgagagcgagccattttcacgtGCGCCTCAACAAAACTCCTCCGTCGCAGAGACGCCatcggaagccgaccaccactgGGGACCGACCCACGTTGCTCACAACCCGAAGAGTAGcaccaaggaagctcgacaaggtaagggcacggagcaagccttgccgaagatcgccgaagaatcacctccgtcacaaccTTCGGTGAGCCTCGCGCTGTGGGCtgcaagacggtgtcttcaagaagagcaccaCACCgcagtgccgccaccgcccgatccgaggatcttgggttttcacccggacgaaGTAGAGGGACGGAGATTGGCCTCACGACACCTTCACCAAGGGAACGCCgtccgtggatgccgccaccgtggCCCGAGGGGCAAACGTTTCCTCTTGGCAACCTCACCGCCATCTACATCCCACAACACTCAACTCGCCGAGTACCACGTCGCCCTCACGACCATGGCACCGACCAGCACCAGAGCTACTAGCTCGCCCTCCAACCATATAGCTCCCCcgttccagggccgccgccccggcatcccaacCCTGCCCGCTGCAGCACCGAGGGAAACAAGAATCACCACCGTGAGGGTCGACATACAGACCCAAAATAAGGCCAGAGAGGCAGCCgccggccaccatggccgccgggTACCAGATCTCGGGGCGAAGTGGGCCTGGCAGGGCCCGGGGCTCCTGCCCCAACCCGCACGCAGGGCGGCCAGGGAGGCCACCCAGCCCACGCCTCACCCAGCTCCATCCTTGCAGGCCTCGCCACCGCTGGGCCGCCCGGCCGTGGCCTCCGAAGCTCGCGTCGCCGTGCTCGACGCCCTGATCCTGACGCCGGCCGAGCTCGCGCCGCTCAGCACCGCAGACGCCTCCGCTGGAGCCGCTGCCGCCCTGAgtattagactagtcacaatgcatagtatcatatagaagtatcatgcatatgatactactacatgttactatctccacaatgcatagtatcatatattaGTATTATAGTcttcatatattaattgttttgtagaatctcaatgcaaatatatgtacaagatttatttgacattaatttttctagtagtatgtgctatgatatggtatctacctatgatactagtatcctctctctcctccttaatagcactgccacatcagtattttgcatgcatggaatgcatgatactacctatgatactcccattgtgggtagtcttacaTAAACGGTGCTGATCAGGAGAAGCAAGTGTATTAACAAACCGTCAGCAAAATTTATTGAGTAAATCCCATACTCCCATTTCCAGTCTTCTGCACCCAAATTCATGTCAGGTCACAGCTCAAATGACCACGTACGTATCCACCTGAAAAATATCTCTACAGTGGTAGTTTTAACGAAATACAATTTGGTGAAATTAAAACCCTGTAACTTTTTCCTTAATTTGTGATATTATCTCCCTAATGTACACGTTGGAGCCCAAATCGATTGAGTAACGACGCACATCTCTGAAATACGATTTCTGTTGTTCCAAATTCTTCCTAGCTAATGTGCTCTCAGAACAATACGGGCTGTCAAAGTAATTTAAACACGGTAGATTTGTTTTACTCCGAGTAGACTGTAGCAACTGTACCGTACAGTACTTACTCCCCACATGGAGGCCGGCATTGCAGTGCAGTACAGTAAAACATGTAACGTGATGTAGAGGACCGGCCGGGCAGAGCAGTAAATTAAAAGCCTCTCCGTTGGCAAGCAAAGCTCGATATCGATCAACCGACCGGCTTCACTGCCTGGCCGGCCTTGTCTGCCCTTCACTAGTACTATAAATCCATGCAAGCACTCCTCTGCCATGGCCATCCCCCATTGCAGCTCTGCAAGTGTCATCTAGCAACGCAGAGCTCACAAACATCTCTCGAAGCCAGCCACCACTGCGAGATCAAGCTAGCAGGGGTATCGAACGAGATGGCCTCCAAGCCAGGCCCTCTCACCAGGTGGCCATGGCACGACCTCGGAAACTACAAGGTATGCCCATTGTCCATGTCCAAGCATGCATGATGTGTTTGTGCTCCATATGCACATACATTCATCCATTTTTGTAAGAACTCGTAGTGATCGACTCTGTTTCTGTGTGAATGAAGTACGCGCTGGTGGCTCCCTGGGCGGCGTACAGCACCTACAGCTTCGCGGCGGCGAAGGTGAGAGGCGAGGAAGGCGACTTGCTCAGCTTCTTCGTGCTCCCCACGGTGCTCCTCCGGCTGCTCTACACCCAGCTCTGGATCTCCATCTCCCGCCACCAGACCGCCCGCTCCAAGCACCGCATCGTCAGCAAGAGCCTCGACTTCGACCAGGTCGACAGGGAGAGGAACTGGTAATTAACCACACTAGCTGAACATTGCAGTCTGCATGTTAATTAGCCGGGGCATGCATGGCTGATGCACATCTTTCTTGCGCATGCAGGGACGACCAGATCATCCTGACGGCGCTGCTGTATTATGTGGTCAACTCCTTCATGGAGATGACGCAGGGCCTGCCGTGGTGGAACTCCGGCGGCCTGGTGCTGACCGTGCTCCTCCACCTCGGCCCGGTGGAGTTCCTCTACTACTGGATCCACCGCGCGCTGCACCACCACTACCTGTACGCCCGGtaccactcgcaccaccacgcCTCCATCATCACCGAGCCCATCACCTCCGTCATCCACCCCTTCGCCGAGGAGGCCGTCTACTTCGGCCTCTTCGCCATCCCGCTCCTCACCATGATGGCCACCGGCACCggctccgtcgccgtcgccaaCGGCTACCTCGTCTACATCGACTTCATGAACTACCTCGGACACTGCAACTTCGAGCTCGTCCCCAAAGTCCTCTTCGACATGTTCCCCCCTCTGAAATTCCTCATGTACACCCCATCGTAAGTTTCCATGATCCAAGATTCTCACGATTTTTGGTTACCATTGGatcatttcgtcgagttctctgaTTGATTTGTATGCTTGGACAGGTTCCACTCGCTGCACCACACGCAGTTCAGGACCAACTACTCCCTCTTCGTGCCCTTCTACGACTACCTGTACGGCACCATGGACAAGTCGAGCGAGGACCTGTACGAGCGCACGCTGCACGGGAGGGAGGAGGCGCCCGACGTCGTCCACCTCACGCACCTCACCGCGCCGGGCTCCCTCCTCCACACCCGCCTCGGCTTCGCCTCCGTCGCCTCCGCCCCGCTCGTCTCCCGCGGCACGTTCACGGCGGCGCTGGCAGTGGCGGAGCTGCCGCTCGCCGTGCTGGCGTCGTTGTTCGGGAGGACGGCCTTCCGGTCGGAGGCCAACAGGATGGGCAAGCTCGGCGTCGAGACGTGGGTCGTGCCCAGGTACTCCTCCCAGGTACTACCAACAGGCCAACAAACATTCCCACCATTTCTTTTCTTAATTTTTCCGAATCTTGATTGAAATTCTATTTTGTTTGAGGATCAATATTGTTTTTGTATTGCTG includes:
- the LOC124690929 gene encoding very-long-chain aldehyde decarbonylase GL1-6-like, with protein sequence MASKPGPLTRWPWHDLGNYKYALVAPWAAYSTYSFAAAKVRGEEGDLLSFFVLPTVLLRLLYTQLWISISRHQTARSKHRIVSKSLDFDQVDRERNWDDQIILTALLYYVVNSFMEMTQGLPWWNSGGLVLTVLLHLGPVEFLYYWIHRALHHHYLYARYHSHHHASIITEPITSVIHPFAEEAVYFGLFAIPLLTMMATGTGSVAVANGYLVYIDFMNYLGHCNFELVPKVLFDMFPPLKFLMYTPSFHSLHHTQFRTNYSLFVPFYDYLYGTMDKSSEDLYERTLHGREEAPDVVHLTHLTAPGSLLHTRLGFASVASAPLVSRGTFTAALAVAELPLAVLASLFGRTAFRSEANRMGKLGVETWVVPRYSSQYTSKKDGYAVSRLIEKAVSDAEASGAAVLTLGLLNQGYEMNRNGELYVIRNPSLKTKIVDGTSLAVATILHTIPRGAKDVLLLGKESKVVCVLAQALCEREIQVRVADEHLHEALKQQLRPELQRHLALSRSYSSKVWLVGDGLTALEQERAQPGVHFVPYSQFPPMNTRADCVYHSTPALVVPDSYENLHACENWLPRRVMSAWRAAGIVHALERWGGHECGDAVTGVDKAWRAALAHGFRPYDVRCQHHVDANMQAAADAN